Proteins from a genomic interval of Pithys albifrons albifrons isolate INPA30051 chromosome 15, PitAlb_v1, whole genome shotgun sequence:
- the HMMR gene encoding hyaluronan mediated motility receptor: protein MAGAAPRELRSVTAACTPLRGSCGVKPSGEMRSLLSSGARQGTGSHKSESNLGSEKSAPTPVTKGRLSSLGSTPGNGTVRTKRDLMLMREKKKQKALEKEIRALVRERGEQDKKLQALDEDFVKIEAKLSAAVQEKTSLSANVTCLKKQLLELKRSNELLKSKLSEDGVPKKMSSLCMELMKLRHMRDAKEKTALAKQENMEMKLQEVQRNLEHSKGKVAQLEEKLSATAREKVEEKSDIEKLLEYITELSSVAETAEKYKLDIAQMEEKLMKKDQHIEILRDTLKTKEEESCKLMKELNERCQVLEQEKEKELSETRGKFLTMNAEIEDLKKKVGLEEQEHQKLLQKHEEVVSQLQQEKESSASAQQKLLELQNEVTSERLLLQEELNGTMNELNKLHAKEKKAGKLVKQLEQEIKSQELELAQMEEKLKRKNAELEKVNEIHRNAVLQIQEEHKHTLQKLGETVADFESYKKTTTEEINSLKLENASLQEEVANLKKVGQENLQLLQEAENSKNKAKEECARMLLEVQTKLALKEAETERTKESCLAQMAQLQEKLEEQTEDLKRKLEAERSRKTVNEDVTSSLKKEIKTWRNLYEDLHNKTKPFQQQLDAYEAEKNALLQEHGAAWEELNKLSDAYAKLLGHQNQKQKIKHVMKLKEENANLKQEASKLRALLVKEKQTNRHLQEQLCAVQGIKRFDPSKAFQCDSKENIPPKTPLKEGNKKI from the exons ATGGCGGGAGCGGCGCCCCGAGAGCTCCGCAGCGTCACCGCCG CATGTACCCCTCTGCGTGGATCCTGTGGTGTTAAACCATCAGGGGAAATGAGAAGTTTGCTGTCCTCTGGAGCACGCCAAGGGACTGGGAGTCACAAGA GTGAGTCCAATCTGGGCAGTGAGAAGAGTGCACCCACCCCTGTAACTAAAGGGAGACTCTCATCCCTTGGATCAACA CCAGGTAATGGCACTGTGAGGACTAAAAGAGATCTTATGCttatgagagagaaaaagaaacagaaggcaCTGGAGAAGGAG ATTCGTGCTTTAGTAAGAGAACGTGGAGAGCAGGACAAAAAACTTCAGGCTCTGGATGAGGATTTTGTTAAGATTGAAGCAAAGCTGAGTGCTGCAGTTCAGGAGAAAACATCTCTTTCAGCAAATGTTACTTGCCtgaaaaaacagcttttggAACTAAAACGAAGCAATGAACTACTAAAGTCAAAG CTGTCTGAAGATGGTGTGCCAAAGAAAATGAGCAGCCTGTGCATGGAGTTAATGAAGCTCAGACACATGAGGGATGCCAAGGAAAAG actgCACTTGCAAAGCAGGAAAACATGGAAATGAAGCTGCAGGAAGTGCAAAGGAATCTGGAGcattcaaaaggaaaagtggCACAGTTAGAAGAAAAACT GTCTGCTACTGCCAGAGAGAAAGTTGAAGAGAAATCTGACATTGAAAAACTCCTGGAATACATCACAGAGCTCAG CAGTGTTGCAGAAACAGCTGAGAAATACAAACTGGATATTGCTCAGATGGAGGAGAAACTGATGAAGAAAGACCAACATATTGAGATCCTGAGGGATACCCtcaaaacaaaagaggaagaatCATGTAAACTGATGAAAGAACTTAATGAAAGGTGTCAAGTGCTTGAACAAGAAAAAG AGAAAGAGTTGTCTGAGACTAGAGGAAAATTCCTGACTATGAATGCTGAAATAGaagacctgaaaaaaaaagttggtttGGAGGAACAAGAACACCAAAAACTGCTTCAGAAACATGAGGAGGTTGTCtcacagctgcagcaagagAAG GAGTCATCTGCATCAGCACAGCAGAAGTTACTGGAGTTGCAGAATGAGGTAACAAGTGAGAGACTTCTTCTCCAAGAAGAGCTGAATGGTACCATGAATGAGCTGAACAAACTACAtgcaaaggagaagaaagctgGAAAGCTGGTGAAGCAATTGGAACAAGAAATCAAATCTCAAGAACTTGAACTTGCACAGAtggaagaaaaattgaaaag gaagaatGCTGAGTTGGAGAAAGTCAATGAAATTCATAGGAATGCTGTGTTGCAAATCCAGGAAGAGCATAAGCATACACTGCAGAAACTTGGAGAGACTGTTGCTGACTTTGAAAG CTATAAGAAGACAACAACTGAAGAAATAAACAGCCTTAAACTGGAGAATGCCTCCCTGCAAGAAGAAGTTGCCAACCTAAAAAAAGTAGGCCAAGAGAATCTGCAGTTGCTTCAGGaagcagaaaacagtaaaaacaaagcaaaagaagaatGTGCAAG GATGCTTTTAGAAGTCCAAACCAAGCTTGCActaaaagaagcagaaacagaaagaacaaaagaatctTGCCTTGCACAAATGGCTCAACTTCAGGAAAAATTGGAAGAGCAAACTGAAGATCTGAAAAGGAAACTTGAAGCAGAAAGATCAAG GAAAACTGTAAATGAAGATGTGACCTCTAGTTTGAAAAAAGAGATAAAGACCTGGCGTAATCTGTATGAAGATTTACATAACAAAACTAAGCCTTTTCAG CAACAACTGGATGCATATGAAGCAGAGAAGAATGCCCTCCTCCAGGAGCACGGTGCAGCCTGGGAAGAACTGAATAAACTGAGTGATGCCTATGCTAAACTACTTGGCCACCAAAATCAGaagcaaaaaattaaacatgttATGAAGCTGAAGGAAGAGAATGCCAACCTGAAGCAG GAGGCCTCCAAACTGCGTGCACTGCTAGTCAAGGAAAAGCAAACCAACAGACATCTTCAGGAGCAACTGTGTGCAGTACAGGGCATTAAGCGTTTTGATCCTTCCAAAGCTTTCCAGTGTGATAGCAAGGAGAATATTCCTCCAAAAACCCCTCTTAAAGAAG GTAATAAAAAGATTTAA
- the NUDCD2 gene encoding nudC domain-containing protein 2 — MSAPFEERSGVVPCGTPWGRWYQTLEEVFIEVCVPPGTRAKDVRCSLGSRHIALSVRGQELLQGKLFDSTVTDEGTWTLEDRQLIRIVLMKTNRDAGNCWTSLLENEYAADPWVQDQMQRKLTLERFQRENPGFDFSGAEISGNYSKGGPDFSSLEK; from the exons ATGTCGGCCCCGTTCGAGGAGCGCAGCGGGGTTGTTCCCTGCGGGACGCCGTGGGGCCGCTGGTACCAGACGCTGGAGGAGGTGTTCATCGAGGTGTGCGTCCCGCCGGGAACCCGCGCCAAGGACGTGCGGTGCAGCCTGGGCAGTCGCCACATCGCGCTGTCCGTGCgcgggcaggagctgctgcag GGTAAACTCTTTGACTCTACAGTAACTGATGAAGGAACATGGACATTAG AAGACAGGCAGCTGATACGAATTGTTCTGATGAAGACAAATAGAGATGCTGGGAATTGTTGGACATCTCTGCTAGAAAATGAATATGCTGCTGACCCTTGGGTACAGGACCAGATGCAAAGGAAACTCACACTGGAGCGATTCCAAAGAGAG AATCCTGGATTTGACTTCAGTGGGGCAGAAATTTCTGGAAACTACAGCAAAGGAGGACCAGACTTTTCTAGTCTTGAAAAGTAA
- the CCNG1 gene encoding cyclin-G1 isoform X2: protein MIDTLVSTEAEELLLQLSALLEQELRAQPKPGGLRLVEAAHDNGLRMTARLRDFEVKDLLSLTQFFGFHTETFSLAVNLLDRFLSKMKVQPKHLGCVGLSCFYLAVKASEEERNVPLATDLIRISQYRFTISDLMRMEKIILEKLCWKVKATTAFQFLQLYYSLILENLSCERRKNLNFERLETQLKACHCRIGFSKAKPSVLALSIMALEIEEQKLLELTEALEFLQLHSKVNNRDLTFWKELVLKCLTEYSSSKCSKPNVQKLKWIVSGRTARQLKHSYYRITHLPTIPESSS, encoded by the exons ATGATCGACACCCTGGTGAGCACCGAGGccgaggagctgctgctccagctctcggcgctgctggagcaggagctgcggGCTCAGCCCAAGCCTGGCGGGCTCCGGCTGGTTGAGGCTGCCCACGACAATGGCCTCCGAATGACTGCGCGGCTGCGGGACTTCGAAGTGAAGGACCTCCTCAGCTTAACTCAGTTCTTCGGCTTCCACACAGAGACCTTTTCACTGGCGGTGAATCTCTTGGATAGATTCTTGTCAAAAATGAAG GTGCAGCCTAAACACTTGGGCTGTGTTGGACTCAGCTGCTTCTACTTGGCTGTGAAGGcttcagaagaggaaagaaatgtgcCCTTGGCCACTGACTTAATTCGAATAAGCCAGTACAGGTTCACTATTTCTGACCTGATGAGAATGGAGAAAATCATATTGGAGAAGCTGTGTTGGAAAGTGAAAGCTACAACAGCCTTCCAATTTCTACAGCTGTATTATTCACTCATTCTTGAGAATTTAAGCTGTGAAAG GAGAAAGAACCTTAATTTTGAGAGACTGGAGACTCAGCTTAAGGCCTGTCACTGCAGAATTGGGTTTTCTAAAGCCAAG ccTTCTGTCTTGGCATTGTCTATTATGGCACTAGAGATAGAAGAACAAAAGCTGCTGGAGTTGACAGAGGCGTTGGAATTTCTGCAGTTGCATTCCAAG GTAAACAACAGAGATTTGACCTTCTGGAAGGAACTGGTGTTAAAGTGCCTTACAGAATATTCCTCAAGCAAGTGTTCCAAACCAAATGTCCAGAAGTTGAAGTGGATTGTGTCTGGACGTACAGCACGGCAGCTTAAACACAGCTACTACAGAATAACACACCTTCCTACCATCCCAGAGAGCAGCTCATAA
- the CCNG1 gene encoding cyclin-G1 isoform X1 gives MALRVSFPVEMRSWELTRACSEPTVLCGALRCVLSFSGNATGDSMIDTLVSTEAEELLLQLSALLEQELRAQPKPGGLRLVEAAHDNGLRMTARLRDFEVKDLLSLTQFFGFHTETFSLAVNLLDRFLSKMKVQPKHLGCVGLSCFYLAVKASEEERNVPLATDLIRISQYRFTISDLMRMEKIILEKLCWKVKATTAFQFLQLYYSLILENLSCERRKNLNFERLETQLKACHCRIGFSKAKPSVLALSIMALEIEEQKLLELTEALEFLQLHSKVNNRDLTFWKELVLKCLTEYSSSKCSKPNVQKLKWIVSGRTARQLKHSYYRITHLPTIPESSS, from the exons ATGGCTCTTCGGGTTTCTTTCCCTGTGGAAATGAGGAGCTGGGAATTAACCCGGGCGTGCTCAGAGCCCACTGTCCTCTGCGGTGCCCTGCGTTGTGTCCTGTCGTTTTCTGGGAATGCCACTGGAGACTCT ATGATCGACACCCTGGTGAGCACCGAGGccgaggagctgctgctccagctctcggcgctgctggagcaggagctgcggGCTCAGCCCAAGCCTGGCGGGCTCCGGCTGGTTGAGGCTGCCCACGACAATGGCCTCCGAATGACTGCGCGGCTGCGGGACTTCGAAGTGAAGGACCTCCTCAGCTTAACTCAGTTCTTCGGCTTCCACACAGAGACCTTTTCACTGGCGGTGAATCTCTTGGATAGATTCTTGTCAAAAATGAAG GTGCAGCCTAAACACTTGGGCTGTGTTGGACTCAGCTGCTTCTACTTGGCTGTGAAGGcttcagaagaggaaagaaatgtgcCCTTGGCCACTGACTTAATTCGAATAAGCCAGTACAGGTTCACTATTTCTGACCTGATGAGAATGGAGAAAATCATATTGGAGAAGCTGTGTTGGAAAGTGAAAGCTACAACAGCCTTCCAATTTCTACAGCTGTATTATTCACTCATTCTTGAGAATTTAAGCTGTGAAAG GAGAAAGAACCTTAATTTTGAGAGACTGGAGACTCAGCTTAAGGCCTGTCACTGCAGAATTGGGTTTTCTAAAGCCAAG ccTTCTGTCTTGGCATTGTCTATTATGGCACTAGAGATAGAAGAACAAAAGCTGCTGGAGTTGACAGAGGCGTTGGAATTTCTGCAGTTGCATTCCAAG GTAAACAACAGAGATTTGACCTTCTGGAAGGAACTGGTGTTAAAGTGCCTTACAGAATATTCCTCAAGCAAGTGTTCCAAACCAAATGTCCAGAAGTTGAAGTGGATTGTGTCTGGACGTACAGCACGGCAGCTTAAACACAGCTACTACAGAATAACACACCTTCCTACCATCCCAGAGAGCAGCTCATAA